DNA from candidate division TA06 bacterium:
CGGCCTACGAGTTCATCCACTTCTACTCAGACGGCAAGCCCCGGCTGATAAATACCATCTGCGACAACGCCCTGCTGGAGGCGGCCATGTCCGGCGTCAAAATAGTGGATGAGACCCTGATAGAAACAGTAGTGGCCGACCTAGGTCTGAAAAGCGAGGCCAGCGGCGCCGACACCAAAACCAAGACTCCTGTCTTTTAAGCCGTATGGCCAACAATCAATCTTACGTCGATCTGCATCTGCACACCGTCGCTTCCGATGGAACCTTCACTCCGGAGTCCCTGATCCGGCGCGCCTCGTCCCGGGGGCTTAAGGCCATCGCCGTCACCGACCACGATGCCTGGGAATCCATAAAACCGGCCGCCGTCTTGGGCGCCAAGCTGGGAATAGAAGTGATACCAGGGGTGGAGTTGTCCACATCCATAAACGAAACCGAGATCCACATCCTGGGTTATTTCATAGATTATCTAGACCCGGATTTTCAGAAGGAAGTGTTGCGTTTCAAACAGGCCCGGATAGAACGGGCCCAGAAGATCGTGCAGAAACTGGGGACGGTCGGGGTGCGGATCGACATCAAGCATGTGCTGGAGATAGCAGACAGCGGCTCGGTGGGCCGGCCCCATGTGGCCCGGGCTCTACTGGACGAAGGATACGTGGGCTCCACCGACGAGGCTTTCAGCCGCTACCTGGCCTATGGGGCGCCGGCCTATGTTCCAAAAAATTTTATGTCGCCTCAGGAGGCCTTTGAACTGATCCATTATGTGCGGGGTCTGTGCTTTTTCGCCCATCCCGGCATAGAGAACCACGACGAGCTGATTGACCGGTTCGCGGCCTGGGGCCTGGACGGGCTGGAGGTCTGGCACAGCAAGCACAGCTCGGCCCAAGTCAAGCATTATCTGGAGCTGGCCGATAAAAAGGGGATGCTGGTCTCGGGCGGTTCGGATTCCCATGGGGATCAGGACCTGGATTCCCTCAAATACAACCTTAGGGTTTCCTACGAGGTGGTGGAAAAGATGAAGACCCGGGTCAACGACGTGGCCACCCGCAAGCGGATGAACGAAGAAGGGGAGTAAAGGACCGGATTAGCATTTCCGGGTTAGGAAAAATAAGGTGTATATCTATTTTTCAGGACTAGACAGGAGTAACATGATTATTAATGATGTCAATATATGTTGCATCCTATTTACGCAGGCGAATAACTAATGACAATGCAGCCCGCTCAATGCTTTGATAACGCAGAAGTCCGGGATTACCCGGCTTGGTATCCGTGGCATCCTTATGAGCGGTTATAATAAATACAATTTAGTGACCCCCATTAATAAGTATTCCATTTAACAGATGAACCAAAAAGAAATTCCAGATAGGGCCATTGAAGTTGTCGCGAAACACATCAATGAACGGAATAGTAGACCGTCAATAATTCCTATTATCACAATTGATGGAGAAACTGAAACACCGCATTACTTTGAGATAATACCCTTTGATCAAATTGACAATTCAAAAGTGAATTTTTTTGCCATTGACGGCAGCTACAACAGCCAAGAGTTTTACAATGGTCTATCTATCGGTATTTACACGGCAGGTTATATTTGCTATCGTGAAGGAAAACAAGTCCGGTTAAACGATTTGACTGACCCTATTATTTTGGGAAAAGGTTATTATCCTGAAAACATTTTAATAACAAATGACGAACACAAAGATGCGATTTATGACGAGTTAATGGCTTTAGAGCCAGTGAAAAAAATGTTGGAGTTTTTCGGAGAAGATGAAACAAAAGTTTTTGGTTTCGGCAAAGACCTTATTTGTTCATCGCTTGTAAAACTTTTGAGTTTCTGCCAAGAAACATTAGAGTGGGCTTTGGTTTATGAAATTTCAAATTTACCAATCGTTCAGAAAGGTGATTTCATTTTGCGTGATGGAACGTTACGTTCCAACAATATCAAACAAGAATATTTAGTCAAACTTTCAAAGCACATCAGGCAAAAAGGAGTTTACATAGTAGCAATTACAAAAAACTCACCAATCAAACTTGAACTATCTTCTACTTTCAAAAAGATTGATAGTTATTTACAAGACGATTACAAACCGAAGTATCCGTTCAAAACAAAAAATCCAAGATGGCAAAAGTTATGTTGTTGGCTTGAAGTTTCCGATAACATTTTAATTACAGCTTATCCCGAAGCAGGACAAAGAAAAGATGTTCAAACGGGGAAAATTCAATCGGTAACAAAGACAAGTATGTTTGCAAAAAAGAGTTTGACAGGAGGAAGAGGGTTCGGAATTTTCTTTGTAGCGCGACTCGACTATGTTGAGAAACTTCAAAATTACGATTGGGTTGTAGCTGACTTAAACATATTTGATGTGTTTCATGGAATTGAAAACAATGATAAGAAAAGAGCGATTGAAACTATTAAGCACATCTTTTTTGAACTGACGCGATTAACGCAAGAACATTACATTTTAGGTTATCCTTTTCCACTTGTGGAAGCCCACAACTTCGTTACTTTGAAAAATAATTTCAAGGACGAAATAATTAAACGAGTAAAGCATGCACTTTACAAAGAACAGCGGATGGATAATGTGGACATAGAAAATTTATTTCTTGATATTCACGAAAGGTTTTAAAAAATGGCAAACGAAAGGCATGATTTTGGCGTCCTTTACGGACAAAAAACAACAGAAGATGCGCTGCTGATTTATTCCTCTTACGAGGACAGCAAGGCAAGTCCGCAAACAGGTGACTTTATCGTATTGACGCCGCGAGATGAAGACGGTAGAAAATTTTTAGCGCGAGTTGAAGCGGAAATTTACGATTCAGACCCAATTTTTCGCTCACAAGATAAAACCTTGATAGCTGTGCATTATGCAAGAATAGCTGAAAGGGAATTATCCGAAAGAGATAAGCAAAAAATGTTCAGCTATACATACAAAGTAAAAATCTTAGGTGCATATACTTCCGATGGAAAAGATTTTACAACAGCAGTTAGAAAACTTCCTGTTGTTTCTTATCACGCCAGACATCTTACACCGAGAGAGTTTGACAATATTTTGAATAGAGCAAATGAAGCTGGGGTTGAAATTGGCAAACTTTGTATTGGTAATGATATTCAGTTGGACAAAAATTCTATTCTCTTTGACATTAATAAATTGAGAGAAAAAAGAACAATGATTTTTGCACAATCGGGCTTCGGTAAAACCAATTTAATGAAAGCCCTTATTTACAATATGATTGCCGACACAAGTTACGGCAAACTGATTTTTGATTTGAACGGAGAATATTTTTTAAAAGGACAGAAAACATACGGACTTGGCGACATCAACGAAAAAAAGATTAAAGAGAATTTAGTAGTTTATTCAGATAAGAAGTTGCCAAAAAAATATGATGAAAGATTTATTGAAGGCGGTTTAGTAAGAATAAATATGCACAAGCATTTAACCATAGGAGATATTCTGAATTTCAGTACTGGATTTTCAGAAGTAATGAAATCTTTTTTATTGTATTTGGAAGATAACCAAGTTGAAGATTTCATTTCTAATATTACCGAGTATGTAAATGACCCTGCAAAACTACATAAACAGTTTCCTGATTTTTGGGGCACAACAAAATCGGCGGAAGCAAGCGCTAGAAATACTGTTGCAGCGATAAGAAAGCGCCTTGCTTATTTAGTTGATGAAAGTAAAGGATTACATTTAAACTCATCAACATTAATAGAAGATGTTTTTGAGTATTTAAAGCAAGGCAAAACAGTAATTATTGATTTATCATTAAAAGATAATGCAGAAGCAAGTATTATTTCTACAATGATTGCGAGAAAACTTTTTGATGCAAACAAAGCCAATTTCACTGCTGACAAACAAGATGCATTAATAAATACAGTTCTCTGTGTTGAGGAAGCTCAAAATGTTTTATCAGAGGAATTTGTAAAAAGCAATGCAAATCCCTTTGTGAGAGTGGCAAAAGAAGGAAGAAAATTTGGACTTGGTTTAATTGCGATAACACAAAGACCTTCTGCCATTTCCGAAGAAATCAGAACGCAAGCGGAGAACTTTTTCACTTTTTATATGGGAAATTCTGATGACATAAGAGCATTAGTAAAATCAAACATTAACTATGACGGTGTCATTGCTAAATTCATTCAAACGGAAACAATCACTGGGAATCTTTATATGGTTTCAGCAAATCAATCTTTTGCTCTTCCAGTAAGGGTTGTAGAGTTTGAAAAATTAGTTCACAAAAAGGTTTATGAAGATTCACAATTGGAATTAGCGTAATATGCAAGCATTAGCATTAGCATTAGATATTCCCATAAAAGTTTCGTCCTTTAAAAAAAAGGATCTTGTTGAAATCAATATTCAGAACAAGCCCATTAACCAACAAGTTTTTTGGCTTATTGTAAGAGATATGGCAAAATTAAATTGGGAAGTTAAACTACCCACAAAGAAAAATCCATTTATATCTATAATCCCACCTGAAAGCTACGATAAAGACATCATTAAAGATGCAATGTCAATCAAGCGGGGTGAGATAATTTCAAAAAACAAAATTTGGATTGACAAACATATTGGTTTGGCAAAAAAAAATATGGCAAATGGACATGAGGCATTACATTCTGCAATAGACCCTGTCATTGAAGTTTGCGAAACAGAAAAACAACACGCCTTATTCAGAATATTTCGTTATTACTGGTCTTCGCCATACAGCGAATATGTTGGCAGAAGAATCAAGTTGATTATTAGAGACAGAGCATTGCCGAATAAACCGGTAATTGGTATTGCAGCGTTAGGGAGTCCGATAATTCATATCCCTGCAAGAGATGAGTTCATCGGTTGGAATGTTTCCACCAGGACAAAGAATCTTATTTACGCAATGGATGCTTATGTTATTGGAGCAGTACCACCATACAACTACTTGCTGGGGGGTAAACTCATTTCTTACATTTTAGCTTCAAAAGAAGTGCGAGAGATTTACAGAAAAAAATACAAAGATAAAATTACTTTGATTAACAAGCGTGAAGCAAACCAACTTGTAGGGATCTTTACGACAAGTTTATATGGGAAAAGCTCTCAATACAATCGCTTAAAATACAATGATAAACTTCTCTACAAACCAATCGGAGAAACAAAAGGATTCGGAACATTACATCTCTCAGAAGAGACAATTGAGAAAATGCAAGAGTATCTGAAATCAAAAAAGATTTTTGTTACAAATAAATTTGGCGATGGTCCCAGTTGGACAATGAGAGTAATTCATGCAGCGGGCGAAATGTTGGGCTTTGACCCCGATTTGCTATTAAAGCATTCTTTCAAACGGAACATCTATTTTGTTCCATTGGCAAAAAATTGGAAAGAATTTTTCAACGGAGAAAACAAAAGACCACTTTACTATAATTACACAAAGGACGAACTCGTAAACTACTGGAAAGAAAGGTGGCTTGAAAATAGAAAACGAAATATTGAGGTTCTTATAAATATTATGGGTTTTAAGGCGGACGACTTTACAATTTAAGCGCGCCCTAGTCTGCACATATGAAAGGGGGCTATGGATGAGCCTACTTTCAGCCGTCGCAGCCGGGTTGTCCAAGAAAGTATGCAGGGGCTGCTATGGCGAATAAATCAGCGAAGGCGCTCCTGTCAAATTCCCCCGTAAGGTTTTCGAGAAGGTCCCGTTCCAATCTCTAACCTGATTTTAACTGATGGAGGTTCTTATGCTGAGCGATGAATTGCTGAAACCGCTGCTGGTTCCCAACGATAAAAAGATCGTCCTGATAGTGGCCGACGGCCTGGGCGGCCTGCCCATGGAAGAAGGCGGCCGGACCGAGTTGGAGGTGGCCGTCAAGCCAAATATGGACGCGCTGGCCGCCAGGTCCTGCCTGGGTCAGACCGTGCCGGTCTCTTTAGGGATCACCCCGGGCTCGGGCCCGGCCCACCTGGCCCTGTTCGGCTACGATCCCTTGAAATACCAGATCGGCCGGGGTGTGCTGGAGGCATTAGGTATAGGGCTGGAGATGACCCCGCGCGATGTGGCGGCCCGGGCCAATTTTGCCTCGGTCAATCCCGACGGCATCATCACCGACCGCCGGGCCGGGCGGATCCCCACCGAGAAGAACATAGAGCTGTGCGCTAAGTTGCAGGCGGCCATCAAAAAGATAGACAACGTGGAGGTGATCATCCGCCACGGCAAGGAGCACCGCTTTGTGGCGCTGTTCCGGGGCCCCAACCTCTGCGGCGACCTGGCCGACACCGATCCCCAGCACGAGGGACTGAAGGCCTACCGTTCCCGTTACCTGCGGGCCGAGGGCCAGGCCACCGCCCACCTCGTGGACAAGTTCGTGGCCATGGCCAATGAAGTCTTAAAAAACGAACGCCCGGCCAACACCATTCTTTTGCGGGGCTTCGCCAAGCACCCGGACATTCCCTCGATGTACGACCGCTTCGGAATCAAGGCCGCGGCCATCGCCGCCTATCCCATGTACAAGGGGCTGGCCAAATTAGTGGGCATGACCGGGCTGGAGACCGGGCCTTCCACCGAAGAGGAGTTCAAGGTGCTGGATAAGAACTACGACAAGTTCGATTTCTTCTATATTCACGTCAAAAAGACCGACAGCTACGGCGAGGACGGGAACTTTGCGGCCAAGGTCAAGGTGATAGAAGAGCTGGATGCGGCCCTGCCCCTGGTGACCAAGCTCAATCCGGATGTGCTGGTGATCACCGGCGATCACTCCACTCCCGCCCGGCTGAAGGGACACAGCTGGCACCCCAATCCCTTCCTGCTTTTTTCGCCCTATGTCCGGCCGGAGGGGTTCATCGCTTTCAGCGAACAGAACTGCGCCCAGGGAAGCTTGGGCACATTCCCATCTGTGGAAGCCATGCCGCTGATGCTGGCCAATGCGCTGAAGCTGGACAAGTTCGGGGCGTGAGTAGGTGGAGTAATCTTTGTTTCTAAAAAACTATACTAAGCACAGAAATGAGTAAAGAAATAAAACGGCAATTTAAGAATATTGATTTTGCGATGGTGGCCCGGCCCCACACCCCCATGTATTTGATTCATAAATACTGGGCCCGCAAGCCGCATAACGTGGTTTCGGAGTATATAAAAAACTACACCAAGCCCGGCGAGGTGGTGCTGGACCCGTTTTGCGGCAGCGGGCCAACGCCCATCGAAGCCATTAAGCTTGGCCGCAAGGCAGTCGGCTTTGACTTGAATCCGATGGCTAATTTTATTACCCGGATGACGGCGACGCCAGTGGACATAAATAAAGTAGACGAAATCTATAAGGATATAACAAAAAAGTGCAAAAAAGAAGTCGAAGCGCTGTATAAAACGAAATGTAAAAAATGCGGCGATTACTCGGAAATTATATGCACACACTGGAAGGGTACAATACCATTAAAAATATTTTACAATTGTCAAAAATGCAATAGAAAGGCGGAAAAGAAAGCAGACGATGAAGATATTACGTTGAATAAAAAAATAGAAAGAATGAAGATACCATTTTGGTATCCTAAAAATAAACTCTATTATAATGGCAATGCATTTCTTAAAAAAGAAAAAAGCGAAACAATAATTGATTTATTTACGCGACGCAATCTTATTGCATTATCTATAATTTTTAACAGCCTTTCAAAAATAGAAGATAAAAAGATTCAAAATGTATTTAAGCTTGCTTTTACCTCTTTGTCTCATTTGGCAAGCAAGTTAACCCCGGTACGACCCACCAGACAAATGAGTTCATTTTGGGCAATGCATAGTTTTTGGGTCCCACCAATTTTTATGGAAACAAATGTATGGCAACTTTTTGACAGTGCGATCAATGGCCCGCAAGGTATTATTTCCGGAAAAAAAGACTCAAACAAAAAGATACAATTATTTAAAGAAGCCAAAAAATTCGGCGAGCTTGAAGATGACGCAAATATATTTTTAAAGAAGCACAACGCGCTCCAGCTTACCGAAGCACTGCCCAAAAACTCGGTGGATTACGTATTCACCGACCCGCCCTACGGCGGGGCTATCCAGTATTTTGAGCTCAGCACTTTGTGGGCTTCGTGGCTGAGATACGAACTTGATTACGGCGATGAGATAACCGTCAATAAAAATCAGCAGAAAGATTTTGCGTATTACCACAAAATGCTTCGGAAGTCTTTCAAGGAAATTTACCAGGTTTTGAAGCCCGGTAAATACATGACGGTTACTTTTCACAGCACAGACATCGCCGTATGGAACTCCATCATCAAGGCGGTGGTGATGGTGGGATTTGATTTGGAGAAGATCATCTACCAGCCTCCGGCCAGGCCATCCGCCAAAGGGCTTTTGCAGCCTTACGGCTCGGCGGTGGGCGATTATTACATCCGTTTCCAAAAGCCCGAAAAGGACTCGCTTCAGACCGAAAAAGAAATTGATATGAATACTTACGAGATGGATGTGGTGGACAGCGCGCGCCGGATTCTTTATGAAAGGTCTGAGCCAACGATATACCAGCACATACTTAACGGCATAATGGCCGATCTGCAGGGCGGGCGCAATGTGCCGGTCGGCGCAAAAAACATTGATCAAGTGCTTAAAGATCACATAGGACAGGAATTTGAGCTGGTGCCCGTAAAAGACGACAAGGGTAAAACAATCGGACAAAAATGGTGGCTTAAAAACATTGAAGTTTCCACTTTCAACCAGCCTACGTTAAGCGACCGGGTGGAGCGGAAAATCATTGAAGTTTTATATCACAATGTAAAAGTTTCGTTTGATGATATTTTGCAGGCAATATTCATCGAATTCCCCAATGCCTTGACGCCCGAGACCCAGAATGTCCGGGCTTTGCTTGAGGAATATGCCACTCCCAGCAAGGATGGGAATTGGATGCTGAAGCCTTCTGTTAGAGTACGCGAGTCGGAACATTCCGAGATGATTTATTATCTGGCCCGGCTGGGCGAAAAAGCCAAATACGATGTTTGGATTGGACAACGGGAACAGGGCGAGGCGTATGGAAAAACGAAATTATCAACCCTTATCGTCAATAAGCCGCACTTGTGGCGGTTTACCCAAAATGCGGAAAGGGTCAAACAAATAGATGTAATCTGGCATGACAGGGGCCGGGTACAGTATGAGTTTGAAGTGGAGAACAGCACGGCTATTACCGAAGCCATTGTGCGCGGAGCCAATATCCAGGGGCGTAATATTAAAAGAATAATTGTAATACCCGAGGAGCGGGAGGGTTTGCTGCACCGCAAACTAAAAGAGCCTCTGTTGGGTGAAAATATTAAAAAGTTCAATTGGAAGTTTATATTTTACGGCGAACTTAAAAAATATTTTGAGCAAAACAGAAAAAAGGACAAACCCGATTTGGAGGCGTTGGAAGGCTTGTTAAAGATGCCCCGGGAGGCTCAGCCCAAGGAAAAACAGACAGAGATGAATTTTGAAGAAGAGACTGAACAAGTATAAACATGTTAACTAACCACAAAATAATCATCGGCGATTCCCGCTGCATGCAGGAAGTGAAAGACCAATCCGTTCATTTGGTCGTCACTTCTCCGCCCTATTGGCAATTAAAAGACTATGGGCATAAAAATCAAATAGGCTACGACCACAGCTACGAGGAATACATTAACAATTTGAACCTCGTATGGAAAGAAAGCCATCGGGTATTGCACGATGGTTGCCGTCTTTGCATTAACATTGGCGACCAAT
Protein-coding regions in this window:
- a CDS encoding 2,3-bisphosphoglycerate-independent phosphoglycerate mutase; the protein is MLSDELLKPLLVPNDKKIVLIVADGLGGLPMEEGGRTELEVAVKPNMDALAARSCLGQTVPVSLGITPGSGPAHLALFGYDPLKYQIGRGVLEALGIGLEMTPRDVAARANFASVNPDGIITDRRAGRIPTEKNIELCAKLQAAIKKIDNVEVIIRHGKEHRFVALFRGPNLCGDLADTDPQHEGLKAYRSRYLRAEGQATAHLVDKFVAMANEVLKNERPANTILLRGFAKHPDIPSMYDRFGIKAAAIAAYPMYKGLAKLVGMTGLETGPSTEEEFKVLDKNYDKFDFFYIHVKKTDSYGEDGNFAAKVKVIEELDAALPLVTKLNPDVLVITGDHSTPARLKGHSWHPNPFLLFSPYVRPEGFIAFSEQNCAQGSLGTFPSVEAMPLMLANALKLDKFGA
- a CDS encoding ATP-binding protein, which produces MANERHDFGVLYGQKTTEDALLIYSSYEDSKASPQTGDFIVLTPRDEDGRKFLARVEAEIYDSDPIFRSQDKTLIAVHYARIAERELSERDKQKMFSYTYKVKILGAYTSDGKDFTTAVRKLPVVSYHARHLTPREFDNILNRANEAGVEIGKLCIGNDIQLDKNSILFDINKLREKRTMIFAQSGFGKTNLMKALIYNMIADTSYGKLIFDLNGEYFLKGQKTYGLGDINEKKIKENLVVYSDKKLPKKYDERFIEGGLVRINMHKHLTIGDILNFSTGFSEVMKSFLLYLEDNQVEDFISNITEYVNDPAKLHKQFPDFWGTTKSAEASARNTVAAIRKRLAYLVDESKGLHLNSSTLIEDVFEYLKQGKTVIIDLSLKDNAEASIISTMIARKLFDANKANFTADKQDALINTVLCVEEAQNVLSEEFVKSNANPFVRVAKEGRKFGLGLIAITQRPSAISEEIRTQAENFFTFYMGNSDDIRALVKSNINYDGVIAKFIQTETITGNLYMVSANQSFALPVRVVEFEKLVHKKVYEDSQLELA
- a CDS encoding PHP domain-containing protein, producing the protein MANNQSYVDLHLHTVASDGTFTPESLIRRASSRGLKAIAVTDHDAWESIKPAAVLGAKLGIEVIPGVELSTSINETEIHILGYFIDYLDPDFQKEVLRFKQARIERAQKIVQKLGTVGVRIDIKHVLEIADSGSVGRPHVARALLDEGYVGSTDEAFSRYLAYGAPAYVPKNFMSPQEAFELIHYVRGLCFFAHPGIENHDELIDRFAAWGLDGLEVWHSKHSSAQVKHYLELADKKGMLVSGGSDSHGDQDLDSLKYNLRVSYEVVEKMKTRVNDVATRKRMNEEGE
- a CDS encoding DUF4338 domain-containing protein, giving the protein MQALALALDIPIKVSSFKKKDLVEINIQNKPINQQVFWLIVRDMAKLNWEVKLPTKKNPFISIIPPESYDKDIIKDAMSIKRGEIISKNKIWIDKHIGLAKKNMANGHEALHSAIDPVIEVCETEKQHALFRIFRYYWSSPYSEYVGRRIKLIIRDRALPNKPVIGIAALGSPIIHIPARDEFIGWNVSTRTKNLIYAMDAYVIGAVPPYNYLLGGKLISYILASKEVREIYRKKYKDKITLINKREANQLVGIFTTSLYGKSSQYNRLKYNDKLLYKPIGETKGFGTLHLSEETIEKMQEYLKSKKIFVTNKFGDGPSWTMRVIHAAGEMLGFDPDLLLKHSFKRNIYFVPLAKNWKEFFNGENKRPLYYNYTKDELVNYWKERWLENRKRNIEVLINIMGFKADDFTI
- a CDS encoding DNA double-strand break repair nuclease NurA, with the protein product MNQKEIPDRAIEVVAKHINERNSRPSIIPIITIDGETETPHYFEIIPFDQIDNSKVNFFAIDGSYNSQEFYNGLSIGIYTAGYICYREGKQVRLNDLTDPIILGKGYYPENILITNDEHKDAIYDELMALEPVKKMLEFFGEDETKVFGFGKDLICSSLVKLLSFCQETLEWALVYEISNLPIVQKGDFILRDGTLRSNNIKQEYLVKLSKHIRQKGVYIVAITKNSPIKLELSSTFKKIDSYLQDDYKPKYPFKTKNPRWQKLCCWLEVSDNILITAYPEAGQRKDVQTGKIQSVTKTSMFAKKSLTGGRGFGIFFVARLDYVEKLQNYDWVVADLNIFDVFHGIENNDKKRAIETIKHIFFELTRLTQEHYILGYPFPLVEAHNFVTLKNNFKDEIIKRVKHALYKEQRMDNVDIENLFLDIHERF